The sequence below is a genomic window from Chaetodon auriga isolate fChaAug3 chromosome 8, fChaAug3.hap1, whole genome shotgun sequence.
CATAATTATGTTTTAAGGTGGAATTTCTCTTGAAGGGTTAGAGTATATAATGCATTGTATGGGAGAGGCAAGTGACCAGAAACGCTTTACCTACTGCCTTGTAGATAGCAGCGAAGCCAATGTGCTGTTGGAGTTCTGCAGTGGAGTCATTTGTCTGGAATATGAGAGTCAGACTGTTGTCTTGAGAAAGGATCGGCTCTTTGCCTGGGTGATCATTTGAATTTTCCTGCCCACAAAACTTCCCCAAGACCTTTTGATCATGGAGAACCTGAAAAGTGCAAAGAGCAGAAAGGACATTGCAAGACCATAGATCATAACGAGGAACTCAAAGGTCAGTTAAAATGTTTGTAAAGGACTGATGTGAGATTGACTGGCCATCAGCagaaatgttggcattgtaccGGACCACTGTATAATATTAGATTTCAAAATGGCTCTGACCGTCAGAGAGTCTTGATAGCAGCCCAAAGAAGCTTTAATATCCAGATGTGTTACAGATAGCTGGATCTGGTAGCCCCCAGGAACCCAGAGGTCCCATTGCTTCAGCAGGTTTGGAGGGTAAGGCCGTGGATACTGAGGGGACTGGACCTCCCCATGTATTACAGGCTGAGAGTTGAACAGCTGCCAGCACTCACTCACTGACCAACACAGAAACCTGGAATTGTGCATGAACAGAGCGTTGGAACTCAGGTGCTAGTCCAAAGTtgatgcaaacagaaaaagaacaaaatgacacaatcaGTTTTAGCCTTTACTTTAGTTTTGTATCTGGTAATTTGAGAATTTGATTGCTTACAGTCAACTTTTAAAAACTGCTCACTGACAGTACTGTAGTGTAGTTCCAAGTTTTCAATTTGAAGtctacatgtttttgaagataGAAATTCATGGCATTGAAAAAAATCCCTAAAACGATAATCATGAAGTTGAAAAGATTGAGCAAACTTACCATATAACACAGTAGGTCCATCCCATGTCTGCAGTAAGTTTatctctgtgttgctgcagcttcaggtaAAATGTCTCATGCACAAATGACCACTAATGTCACACTGGCTGTGGTTTGTAGTATTTTGCAATGGAATTTAACCTCCACGATTTGTTTATCTTGGCAAAAATAAAGGTATGAATTGTAAAAGAACAGGTTCAGTCATGGCTGTATACAGTAAGTCTAACAGGACTAAAAGAGTGAGAGGTTGAACAGAACGTGTCtacagtaaaaagtaaaaagagtaTGGGCACAGTCCACAGTACAGTGAAGGCCCAAAAAAGTCAATGGAAGGAGACCTTACTGTCTTTGTGGGGTTATAAAGAGAGTAACTGGTGCTAAGAGTGCATAGTAGACATGAACACCAATAATGTATAATAGTGTCATCAGCCATAGTTCAAGGAGGTTACAGTGACTGACAATTATCAATTTGGTCAGACCGAGTGTAAGTGGATGCTAATTTGGTCATCATCTTTACCAGAGAGATCTGTGACTCAAGTGAGAAACATGCATGAAAAGGCAGAGGCAAGTCTGTATTGTGTTACTTTATTAAAAAAGAGCTTCTCTGAGATTTAAATACAATGCAgtgaatttacattttcagagtgACATTCAGTAATTTTAGAATTtgcacttcatcattttatcattaCTTGACTGATTGACTTAATTCCTAACTTTTTTGTGACACAGTATACTTTAGCACTTAAGATGGACTGTATGCAAGCAAAATGAGTTGTCTTTCCTTATTTCATtgtaaattgtttttgtttgtttgtttttgcctttacTTTTATTACatcaacattttcacatcatgttTTAATGGATTACAGTAAAATTCAGTTCTCCTGCATAGTCTGGTTGATCCAGTCCAGGTAGTTGATCACTTTGGTATAGACTCTGTATGTTCCCTGCTGTCCACAGTCAACCCCCCAGCTGACAATCCCAGCAGCCCAGAACTGTCCGTCATCACTCAGGGCGAAAGGCCCTCCACTGTCACCTAGACAGGAGTCCTTCCCACCTTCAGGGATTCCAGCACAAAACATGTTATTTGTCAGACTTGGTATGTTGTTCCTTGTCTTCTTCAGCTTATTGACTGAATCATGACATGTCTCTTGGTCCACCACAGGGAGCTGCACATATTTCAGCTTTGTTGCAGTTCGTGGGGGGTAAATTTCCATAATGCCAAAGCCTGACGTCagtctgaaagaaaaagaaaaaactagaACAGGCAGCAATGGTAAAGTCAGAAAATTAGAGTCTAGCTGCACAAGATTCACATGTTGGCACaaggagaaaaaagcaaaaagaaggGTAAAATTCAAGATGGAGTGATTGAAGAAAATgagtaaaataattaaaatggaTTGTATAGTGTCATGCAATGAGAAATCTTAGTTTCTTTACCCCATCACACCAGTGACATATGgggcgccctctgctggcaaACATATTGGCATAATAGACGAGTTGAATGTGATTGGCTCTTGCAGTTTGATCAAAGCGATGTCATTGTTGAAGTCTAAGCCACTGGGGTTGTTGTATTCAGGGTGAATATGGATTGACGCAGCCAACGCAGGAGACCTCAACAAGGCTTTAACATAAGTGCGTCCCATGTAAATCTGCAAAACAACAGCATAGGAGGAAATGTGTCAAATCAAAAACATGGAGGCAGTTGGCATGCAGGTAACATCTATTGCAGCCCACTTACCCGTACACGTTCTTTTGATACTGGTTTTCTATTATGTGTGAGGTCATGAGCTGCAGTCATAATCCAGCGGTCTGCGATCACCATCCCTCCCACTCTTATTCCACCGATATTCACTAACACTTGCCAGGGGATGGTATTGTCTGGCGCTTCTCCGCCTCCAATGATCCTCTGGTAGGTAGAGATGAGTTTTGTGGGCTTGCCACAGACTGGAtgagacagacaaaaaataacttcacacagacacagacttcaTGTTTTAATTCAAACTTACTTAGATGAGGTATCAAAGGTTGTTTCAATACCAGGAATACATGTCGGAGTTATATTGTTGTTGgatctccacttcctgtctgcttcacAGGTGAAACTAACTGAAGACAAGAGGAAGATAATGGTATTAATTTTTAGTTAAAATTTGTATTAATAAATGAAATTTTGTATTAATGATATTTTTGGAATTGTATATGTAAATATCTCACTATTTACACCCCCAGGGAGAGAGTAAAATGGTTCATTACAGTGATACTGAATAACAGAACAGTACTGATTCTGAAAGCCAGACAGGTAGGTCACCCCTCCATTCAGCAAAGGTTTGGGCTCTCCACAGTCATTTACTGGAACACAAGGACATAGGAATAGTTTgccagtgaaaaaaagaaaacattaaaccATCATCGGCTTTAACGACATTACATTACATGACACTGGGTGGACATTTAATCTCTGGAAAGGACATTGGTAGCCAAACATTAAGCACACATCTGCAGTTGAAGATATGTGATTGTCACTGAATGTTACCATCAACCACACAAAACATGATGTCTCTTCCTTCGTCCCTCACCGTCTGTGTTGTAATGGAGGCTCCAGCCATGACTCAGGCCTTCATTGTCAGTGTGGTAGTCCAGTCTGACAGTATTGGAGTTTGTAGCTATCAGACCTGGACTCTTTCTACCACATAGCTTCATGGGTTCTCTGTCTGGGACGATCACCTTCGGGAGGAGGGGTAAAAAGTTAATTTATATACACTGACGCATATCAGAGTCACCCTCTTTTTTCACGGTCAATTGCTGTAAGGATCCCTTTGCCATTACCTGCAGCCAGTGATGTAGACACCTGGGACCTTGCTGAGTGTCCACACTCTCTATGTGGAAGTTGTCAGTGAAGTTTAGAGTGACAGTGAGTCTGGGCTCCACAGAGATGATGTACTTGCAGGACAGAAAGGGAGGTGAAGGGTCAGGGTACCTTGGACTAGATAGATGTCCCTCATGCTTGTCAAATATATCACCACCACAGGAGACTGGACACAGGGTAAAAGCAAGTGTTATTATAGAAAGAAGAGATTCAGCCATTCGCCTcaaaatacaacaatgtaaCTACTGAGTTTCACAGCATGACTTACATTAAAGAACATGCAAAGACACATGCATTTACTGTTTACAGtactcacacaaacatgtgcgCTGGTCTAAATGAAGTTTGTAACCATAGTGGCAGGAGCAGTAGTAAGAACCAGGTGTGTTGATGCAGATCTGAGAGCAGAGTGGACCAGAGCCAGGGTCCTGTTTTGAACACTCATCCATGTCTGAAGTTGAGAGGGTATTTAAAGGTATAACAGTAACTAAATATGAATTTATATTAATTAGgtcatatgtatgtatgttcacacacacaaacacatatatacacGTATTTATACAGTTTAGATCTTGGAATCTTGGAGGTATATTCTGATCTGAATCAAGTTTTAATGCTCCTATTTCCAGCTCCAAGAGATAATGTCATATATTTTTGTTGATATTCCCTGCATTGCGGAAAAGAGGGATGCGATGAGAAAAGGTTTACCTATTGCCTTGTAGGTAGCAGAAAAGCCAATGTGTTGTTGGAGCTCTGGAGTGGACTCATTTGTTTGGAATATGAGAGTCAGGCTGTTGCTTTGAGAGAGGATTGACGCTTTGCCTGGGTGATCAGTTGAATTTTCTTGGCCACAAAACTTCCCCAAGACCTGTTGATCATAGAGAACCTGAAAAGTGTAAAGAGCAGAAAAGATATTGTGAGACAATTGATCGAAAGCTAGTCAGTCATACGAGATCAATTAGAGCTGTCGCAACAGACTCCCTGTGTATATTGAATTGAGAAATGGTGTATTTTATTGATTAAGAATTCAACttttctgaaatctgaaaatcatttcttttttccaatATTACATGACATTGCTTCAAGCAGAACACAGAATTACGAAATAACATTTGTGCATGAGGACAGGGTGAGCCTATTGCAGCTTTGTATCACAACAGCTTGCTTTCTATCATATTTTGTCCCAGTCTGCTCGTTTCCCTGCAATACTCACTCTCATGCCATTTCATACCCTGCCAGTTCCTCCTGAACTGCAGTAACTTCTGGTCTCACCACCTGACTGCCCCACCCACCTGTTCTGACTTCCCTTCGACGACAGTACCACTGTAAGAAGAGTAGGTGTCTGTACTGCGGCAAGGCTATTTCATCTCCTCTTGCCCAGTAAAAGACAGAGCTTACCAGTAACCAGAAAGGCAAATCCAAAACTCAGAAATGTCCTCTTGTCatcagtgtcttgcccaagtCTTGCCCAGATCTCTTAGGAGTCTTTCATGTCTTTGCTGTGTCATTGATATTCACCTGAGGACATCCCCACCCTAGGCCAACTCCCTGTCCACCCTTGAGACCCAGCTCTGGAGAAATATGTCAGCTACCCGTTGGCAGCAGGAATCATCCATCCCTCCTTATCTCCAGTGGGTGTAGGCCTTTTTTTCATGGATAAGAGGGACACGTCCCTGCATCAACTGCTGAGTTCTGAACAACATAACCATCAAGAACAGGTACCCATTCCTACTTCTTTCCTTTGCCTTTGAGCTTCTTCAGACAGCCTCTATTTTTCCAGCTTGATGTCAGAAATGCTTACCACCTTGTTTGCATCACCGAGGGGGATAACTACAAGACGGCTTTTAACACACCTCATGACCATTATGTGTATGCTCCACGCTCCACTACCACCCTGGCCAAAGAGTTTGGCCATCCATGATGGATGTTCCTCTGAGGGTGCAGTCCAGATAATTTGCTACCCATTTCGTGGGTCCCTTCTCCATATCTGAGGTCAGTTACTCAGCCGCCATCCACCCTTGTCTGCTCTGATCCATGCCCTGTTCCCAATTCAAGACCTCAGTTTTTTACACGTCAGTTGTGTAGTCAAATTTAAGTAGTAAAATTTAGACTAGAATCTGGGTGCTGGGCTTGAACACAGAAACATTGATCTATTGTTTGGAATATTGCAGAATGTTTGCTTTCAATGTTGCTCTGACCGTCAGAGAGTCTTGATAGCAGCCCGAAGAGGCTTTGATATCCAGGTGTGTGAAAGACAGCTGGATCTGGTAGCCGTCAGGAACCCAGAGGTCCCATTGCTTCAGCAGGTTGGGAAGATAAGGCTGGGGGTACTGAGGGGACCGGACCTCTCCATACATTACAGCCTCAGCGTTGGGCAACTGCCAGGACTcactcactgacaaacacaggaTCCTGGAATTGTGTATAAACAGAGCATTGGAGCTGAGGTGCTAGTCCAAAGTTGACGCAAATagaaaaaggacaaacagactgacacattttttttttacatccgCATGGTATTACTTTAGCTTTGTATAAGGTACTTCGAGAAATTGGTCACTACTAATCAACCTTACACACTGCACATAGACACTGCTGTAGTATAGTTCCACACTGATACTAGATATACACTGCATTTTTAAAGTAGAAATTCATAAAAAGAAAgattcattaaaacacatgaatgtgtgaaaatgagacCAAGCTTACCATGTAACAGAGTAGGTCCATCCCATGTTTCTTATAAATTTATCtcagtgtgactgcagccttagGCAAAATGTCTGATCCACAAATGGACCATTAATGTCAGACAGGCTGTGGTTTGTAGTATTTTGCAATGGAATTTAACCTCCAGGATTTGTTTGTCTTGGCAAAAATAAATGCAGGTATGAATTGTAAAAGAACAGGGATAATAAAGGCTCAGTAAGTTTGACTCAcccagcagagtgtgtgtacagtaaaaaGTTCTGGAGTAAGAGCGCAGTTCACTGTACAGGGAAGACCCAAAAAAGGGAATGGAAGGGTCTTTGTGAGTTCATGTAGAGACGTGAAGTAACTAGTACTCACAGTATATAGTAGACATGCACAGCAACCTCAGCCATAGCGCAAGGTGTTAAAGTGACTGACAAATACGAAGTTTTGGGAATTGAAGTGGATCCAGTTAATCTTTACCAGAGAAGAGACATGTGACCAATCTGAGTATGAAAGGCACATGCAAGTCTGTATTATGTCACTTTATTCGAAAAAGCGAGATTTAGTACAACGTAGTGACTTTACAATCAGAATGGCATTAATTCAGTGATTTTAAGAAGTTTGGAAATGGTACTAATTATAGTAAGTAGAAATTTGCACTGAATAATTATCTTTGTGACACAATATGCATTAACCCTGCAGGAAGAGTATATTTTGACCAAAATGtgtgctctttttctctgttttattgaaGATGTTTTTGTTACTTCTGTTGCATCAACATTTTCACAGCATGTTTTAATGGATTACAGTAAAATTCAGTTCTCCTGCATAGTCTGGTTGATCCAGTTCAGGTAGTTGGTGACCTTGGTGTAGACTCCGTATGTTCCCTGCCGTCCGCAGTCAACTCCCCAGCTGACAATCCCAGCAGCCCAGAACCGTCCATCATCACTCAGGGTGAAGGGCCCTCCACTGTCACCTTGGCAGGAGTCCTTCCCACCTTCAGGGACTCCAGCACAAAACATGTTATTTGTCAGATTTGGTACGCTGTCCTTTGTCTTCCTTGCCACAGTGATTGAATCAGTGCACGTCTCCTGGTCCACCACAGGGAGCTGCACATACTTCAGCTTGTTTGTTAAAATCCGTCGTTTGTCAATTTCTGTGAGGCCAAAGCCTGACAccagtctgaaaaaaaaaaaagaaaaaagttcaaCAGTTATTGTGAACTCATCAGAAAAAGCACATCAGGCTCTCCTGCTTATAGGGTTGTGGACTGAGTTCAGTTCACTAAAccaaaagcagagaaaataaatataaaatgagTTATATTGTCTTGTGAGATGAAACACAGCCATTTGTTTCTTTACCCCATCATGCCAGTAGTGTATGTGGCACCCTCTGCTGGCAAACATATTGGCATAATGGATGAGTTGAATGTGATTGAGTCCTGCATTTTGATCAAGGCAATGTCATTGTTGAAGTCTAAGCCACTGGGGTTCTTGTATCCAGGGTGAACATGGACTGAGGCAGCAAACAGGGGAGAGTTCTGCAGGGTTTTAACATCAGTGAGTCCCATGTATATCTGCAAATCAACAGCACAGAAGGAAATAAATGTCACTTCAAAAACATGGAGGCAGTGGATATGTGTGTAACAGCTAGAGCAGCCCACTTACCCGTACAGTCTGGTTTGATGCTACAATTCCATTATGTGTTAGAACATGAGCTGCAGTCATAATCCAGCGGTCTGCAATCACCATACCTCCTGCTCTTTGTCCATCTACACTCAGTAGCACTTGCCAGGGGATGGTATCGTCCGGAGCCTCTCTGCCTCCAATGATCCTCTGGTAGGCAGAGATGAGTTTGGTGGGCTGGCCACAGACTGAATAGGATATAGAcgtatatgtatgtataaagTTTAACACAAGACATCAAGCTCCAATTAACAAAAGGTTTTGACCAAGATCTAGATTAGCAAAAGCAATACCTGGTATACATGTTGGACTGAAAACAACATCATTGTTGGACCTCCACTTTCTGTCTGCTTCACAGGTGAAACTAACTGAAGAGGAGAGgataaaaggaaaatgtgtttttcagctaGGTGTTTAATTTCTCATTAGGAATCTGTAGCTTTGCATATTTTAGCCCATTTACTGCAAATCATACATACATTTCTCCACAGCTAACCACTTTGCCAATACTGCGCTTTACAAATGTATACCtgtaaatgctttttaaaatgcaccttgtattaagtgtatttccaGGCTTCTGTTGGTTTCCATTAATTTTGTGTATTCACCACATTAAACATGATTATACAACTAAAACATGTTTCAAGAGTCTGCTAATGGAAACCGATGGTTGGTAAGGAATGGTAGGAAAAACAGTcatcagaaaaacagcacatcaTAGAACACTGTATGTAAATATCTCACTGTTTAAACCCCCAAGGAGAGAGTAAAATGGCTCATTGCAGTGATACTGAACGACAGAAAGGTACTGATTCTGAAAGCCAGACAGGAAGGTCACCCCTCCATTCAGCAAAGGTTTGGGTTCTCCACAATCAATtactggagaaaaaaacaaaacagagacacaggaaaTGATTGAGAAAACTTAATTTGTGGTTCAATCAGACATTAGTTTCCATTAATTTTCCAATTTTTTGAGCTTAAAGGTACCATACTGTGGCATTCTGGCAGAGGAAGGTGCCATTGTCCATTGTTTTGGCACATGGTAGAGAAACTCTTGATCTCCTGCCCGttctgacagagaaaagaggggaacCGATAAAATATCAGCGCAGGATTTGTTTTTAtatcacaaacagagacaaatatTCAAGTGCCCTTTGTTGATGTTGAGCATTAGACATTGTAAGTTTCATCCAACCATCATCAGCTTGTATCCTTGGTCACAGCGTGCATAGATGTAGTCTCTGTAGAGATATTCGGTCAAGAAAGGCATGACCCTGCCCTTAGCTATATTACCAGGAAATGGACACTTCACTCCTGGAAACAccatagacacacagacatgtaacaTCAGCTGCACATCTGTAATTATCCAATTATAAGTTACACTCAGACACTTGGACTGGTAAATGTATTTCACTGAGTGCCCAAATGTTTTGACAATGGTGTTCATGACCTGGCAGGGCCATTAATTGCAGTTTAATTGCTTATTGGCTTATTTCTAGTCccattcctctctccctcactgtgtgTGGTGTAGTCCATGCTCCAACCGTTGCTCAGGCCCTCATCATCAGTGTGGTATTCCAGCGTGACCCTGTTGGAGTTTGTGTCTATAAGACCTGGACTCTCTCCACCACACAGCTTCATGGGCTCTTGGCCTGGAATGGTTACCTTTTAAGAGAGGAGGAGTACACCGctcatttactgtaaaacatttCTGTTCAGTGCTCCATCTATTTCTAATTAttgatataaaaatataaagtgtgtgtgtaagatgcTTGTCATTACTTGCAACCAGTGATGAGGGCAGCTTGCGCCTTGCTGAGTGTCCACACTCTCGATGTGGAAGTTGTCAGTGAAGTTAAGAGAGACAGTGAAGCCAGATTCTACAGAAATGATGTACTGACAGGACACAGCATGAAGTGGGGGGTTAGGGTATCCTGGACTGAACAGATGCCCCTCTGGCTCATC
It includes:
- the LOC143324357 gene encoding complement C1r-A subcomponent-like — translated: MGWTYSVTWILCLSVSESWQLPNAEAVMYGEVRSPQYPQPYLPNLLKQWDLWVPDGYQIQLSFTHLDIKASSGCYQDSLTVLYDQQVLGKFCGQENSTDHPGKASILSQSNSLTLIFQTNESTPELQQHIGFSATYKAIDMDECSKQDPGSGPLCSQICINTPGSYYCSCHYGYKLHLDQRTCLFSCGGDIFDKHEGHLSSPRYPDPSPPFLSCKYIISVEPRLTVTLNFTDNFHIESVDTQQGPRCLHHWLQVIVPDREPMKLCGRKSPGLIATNSNTVRLDYHTDNEGLSHGWSLHYNTDVNDCGEPKPLLNGGVTYLSGFQNQYCSVIQYHCNEPFYSLPGGVNISFTCEADRKWRSNNNITPTCIPVCGKPTKLISTYQRIIGGGEAPDNTIPWQVLVNIGGIRVGGMVIADRWIMTAAHDLTHNRKPVSKERVRIYMGRTYVKALLRSPALAASIHIHPEYNNPSGLDFNNDIALIKLQEPITFNSSIMPICLPAEGAPYVTGVMGLTSGFGIMEIYPPRTATKLKYVQLPVVDQETCHDSVNKLKKTRNNIPSLTNNMFCAGIPEGGKDSCLGDSGGPFALSDDGQFWAAGIVSWGVDCGQQGTYRVYTKVINYLDWINQTMQEN
- the LOC143324181 gene encoding complement C1r-A subcomponent-like, producing MGWTFCIIWFLYVSVGECRRLPEPEPLMHGEVHSPQYPQPYPPNLLEQWDLSVPEGYQIRLTFTHLDIEASAGCHYDALTVLYGDEVLGKFCGHENSADGNHPGSHPMLSPGNKLTLIFQTDDNNPERHQNVGFSAQYQAIDIDECAAPEPLDGSGPLCSQICLNTLGSYLCSCHHGFELRSDQRTCLLSCNGGIFDEPEGHLFSPGYPNPPLHAVSCQYIISVESGFTVSLNFTDNFHIESVDTQQGASCPHHWLQVTIPGQEPMKLCGGESPGLIDTNSNRVTLEYHTDDEGLSNGWSMDYTTHRVKCPFPGNIAKGRVMPFLTEYLYRDYIYARCDQGYKLMMNGQEIKSFSTMCQNNGQWHLPLPECHISFTCEADRKWRSNNDVVFSPTCIPVCGQPTKLISAYQRIIGGREAPDDTIPWQVLLSVDGQRAGGMVIADRWIMTAAHVLTHNGIVASNQTVRIYMGLTDVKTLQNSPLFAASVHVHPGYKNPSGLDFNNDIALIKMQDSITFNSSIMPICLPAEGATYTTGMMGLVSGFGLTEIDKRRILTNKLKYVQLPVVDQETCTDSITVARKTKDSVPNLTNNMFCAGVPEGGKDSCQGDSGGPFTLSDDGRFWAAGIVSWGVDCGRQGTYGVYTKVTNYLNWINQTMQEN